One stretch of Streptomyces sp. R21 DNA includes these proteins:
- a CDS encoding lectin, protein MRRSIRAARLIVAGLLTTAGLTAVGTAPAHAAGESVTAWLTTTDDDGGRHVVRGLQAQTPFAFQSGSGGSGENITVDENTRYQTFTGGGASFTDTAAWLMNSSGALSQTTRDATMRKLFSPTDGIGLSFLRNPMGASDLARYGYTYDDVPAGQTDANLAQFSIAHDQADVVPLTKQALQLNPALTVMASPWTAPAWMKDSGQLNGGWLKAEDYGAYASYFVKYLQAYRDQGVPVSYVTVQNEPTCCSGYPSMSWNASGLAYFTKSELLPKLQAAGLSTKVLALDWNWDTYDGYAAQTVDDAAVRSHPNFGGIAWHGYGGDVAKQTAVHNQYPQLDAFGTEHSGGTWIANQQREDMLNIVDYTRNWAKSVTKWSLAVDQNRGPHNGGCGTCSGLITVHNGDGQSGQVDYTVEYYTMGHLTKFVRPGAQRIASTASSSVPNVAWRNPDGSKALIAYNDAASAKTVTIDWGAQHATYSLPGKTSATFTWSGTQAGGGDRSGAFVGLGAKCLDVAGGSTANGTAVQLYDCNGSTAQRWTVQADGSVRALGKCLDVTSGSTADGAKVQLYDCNGSGAQRWSYNPSTGDVVDTAADKCLDVTDNSSANGARAQIWSCTGAANQKWRLQ, encoded by the coding sequence ATGAGGAGATCCATTCGGGCGGCCCGGCTTATCGTTGCCGGGCTGCTCACGACGGCCGGACTCACCGCCGTCGGAACCGCGCCCGCGCACGCCGCGGGCGAATCGGTCACGGCCTGGCTGACGACGACGGACGACGACGGCGGCCGCCATGTCGTTCGCGGTTTGCAGGCTCAGACGCCGTTCGCCTTCCAGTCGGGCAGCGGCGGAAGCGGCGAGAACATCACCGTCGACGAGAACACCCGCTACCAGACGTTCACGGGCGGCGGCGCGTCCTTCACGGACACGGCGGCCTGGCTGATGAACAGCAGCGGAGCCCTGTCGCAGACGACGCGGGACGCGACGATGCGGAAACTGTTCTCGCCGACCGACGGGATCGGACTGTCGTTCCTGCGCAACCCGATGGGCGCCTCCGACCTCGCGCGGTACGGGTACACGTACGACGACGTGCCCGCCGGCCAGACCGACGCGAACCTCGCCCAGTTCTCGATCGCGCACGACCAGGCCGACGTGGTGCCGCTGACGAAGCAGGCGCTCCAGCTCAACCCCGCCCTGACGGTGATGGCCTCCCCGTGGACCGCGCCCGCCTGGATGAAGGACAGCGGGCAGCTCAACGGGGGCTGGCTGAAGGCGGAGGACTACGGGGCGTACGCGTCGTACTTCGTGAAGTACCTCCAGGCGTACCGGGATCAGGGTGTGCCGGTCTCCTATGTGACGGTGCAGAACGAGCCGACGTGCTGCTCCGGCTATCCGTCGATGAGCTGGAACGCGTCCGGGCTCGCCTACTTCACCAAGAGCGAGCTGCTGCCGAAGCTCCAGGCGGCCGGGCTGTCGACCAAGGTTCTTGCGCTCGACTGGAACTGGGACACCTACGACGGTTACGCCGCGCAGACAGTCGACGACGCGGCGGTGCGCTCGCACCCGAACTTCGGCGGGATCGCCTGGCACGGTTACGGCGGTGACGTGGCGAAGCAGACTGCCGTGCACAACCAGTATCCGCAGCTGGACGCCTTCGGCACCGAGCACTCGGGCGGCACCTGGATCGCGAACCAGCAGCGCGAGGACATGCTCAACATCGTGGACTACACCCGCAATTGGGCGAAGTCGGTGACCAAGTGGTCGCTGGCCGTGGACCAGAACCGGGGGCCGCACAACGGCGGCTGCGGAACGTGCAGCGGGCTGATCACCGTGCACAACGGGGACGGGCAGAGCGGGCAGGTCGACTACACCGTCGAGTACTACACGATGGGACATCTGACGAAGTTCGTCCGGCCCGGGGCGCAGCGGATCGCCTCGACGGCGTCGTCGTCCGTGCCGAACGTGGCCTGGCGCAACCCCGACGGCTCCAAGGCGCTGATCGCGTACAACGACGCGGCCTCCGCGAAGACGGTGACCATCGACTGGGGTGCACAGCACGCGACTTACTCACTGCCCGGCAAGACGTCGGCGACCTTCACCTGGTCGGGGACACAGGCAGGCGGCGGTGACCGGTCCGGGGCGTTCGTGGGCCTCGGGGCCAAGTGCCTTGATGTGGCGGGCGGTTCGACCGCGAACGGCACGGCCGTCCAGCTCTACGACTGCAACGGCTCGACCGCCCAGCGGTGGACGGTGCAGGCCGACGGCTCGGTCCGGGCGCTCGGGAAGTGCCTGGACGTGACGTCGGGCTCGACAGCCGACGGGGCCAAGGTGCAGTTGTACGACTGCAACGGATCCGGTGCGCAACGGTGGTCGTACAACCCCTCGACCGGTGATGTGGTCGATACGGCGGCGGACAAGTGCCTCGACGTCACGGACAACTCGTCGGCGAACGGGGCGCGGGCACAGATCTGGTCCTGCACCGGGGCCGCCAACCAGAAGTGGCGGCTGCAGTAG
- the cimA gene encoding citramalate synthase translates to MTETSELDDSFHVFDTTLRDGAQREGINLTVADKLAIARHLDDFGVGFIEGGWPGANPRDTEFFARAQQEISFKHAQLVAFGATRRAGGKASEDPQVKALLDSGAGVITLVAKSHDRHVELALRTTLDENLEMVRDTVSYLKEQGRRVFVDCEHFFDGYRANPQYAKAVVRAAAEAGADVVVLCDTNGGMLPAQVQAVVGTVLADTGARLGIHAQDDTGCAVANTLAAVDAGATHVQCTANGYGERVGNSNLFPVVAALELKYGKKVLPGGALREMTRISHAIAEVVNLTPSTHQPYVGVSAFAHKAGLHASAIKVDPDLYQHIDPEQVGNTMRMLVSDMAGRASIELKGKELGVDISDDRELVGRVVERVKERELKGYTYEAADASFELLLRAEAEGRPRSYFQVESWRAIVEDRPDGSHANEATVKLFAKGERIVATAEGNGPVNALDRALRVALEKIYPQLAKLELVDYKVRILEGKHGTSSTTRVLISTSDGSGEWSTVGVAENVIAASWQALEDAYTYGLLRAGVEPAA, encoded by the coding sequence ATGACGGAAACCAGCGAACTCGACGATTCGTTCCACGTCTTCGACACGACCCTCCGCGACGGCGCGCAGCGTGAGGGCATCAACCTCACCGTCGCGGACAAGCTGGCCATCGCACGGCACCTGGACGACTTCGGGGTGGGCTTCATCGAGGGCGGCTGGCCCGGCGCCAACCCGCGCGACACCGAGTTCTTCGCCCGCGCCCAGCAGGAGATCTCCTTCAAGCACGCCCAGCTGGTCGCCTTCGGCGCCACCCGCCGGGCCGGCGGCAAGGCGTCCGAGGACCCGCAGGTCAAGGCACTCCTCGACTCCGGCGCCGGAGTCATCACCCTGGTCGCGAAATCGCACGACCGTCATGTCGAGCTGGCGCTGCGCACCACCCTCGACGAGAACCTGGAGATGGTCCGCGACACGGTCTCCTACCTGAAGGAGCAGGGCCGCCGGGTCTTCGTCGACTGCGAGCACTTCTTCGACGGCTACCGGGCGAACCCGCAGTACGCGAAGGCCGTCGTCCGCGCCGCCGCCGAGGCCGGCGCCGACGTGGTCGTGCTCTGCGACACCAACGGCGGCATGCTCCCGGCTCAGGTCCAGGCCGTCGTCGGCACGGTCCTCGCCGACACCGGCGCCCGGCTCGGCATCCACGCCCAGGACGACACGGGCTGCGCGGTCGCCAACACCCTCGCGGCCGTCGACGCGGGCGCCACCCATGTGCAGTGCACGGCCAACGGCTACGGCGAGCGAGTCGGCAACTCCAACCTCTTCCCGGTCGTCGCCGCCCTGGAGCTGAAGTACGGCAAGAAGGTCCTGCCGGGCGGCGCGCTGCGCGAGATGACCCGTATCTCGCATGCCATCGCCGAGGTCGTGAACCTCACCCCGTCAACTCACCAGCCGTACGTGGGTGTCTCGGCCTTCGCGCACAAGGCGGGCCTGCACGCCTCCGCGATCAAGGTCGACCCCGACCTGTACCAGCACATCGACCCCGAGCAGGTCGGCAACACCATGCGGATGCTCGTCTCCGACATGGCGGGCCGCGCCTCCATCGAGCTCAAGGGCAAGGAGCTCGGCGTCGACATCAGCGACGACCGCGAGCTGGTCGGCCGGGTCGTCGAGCGGGTGAAGGAGCGCGAGCTCAAGGGCTACACGTACGAGGCCGCCGACGCCTCCTTCGAGCTGTTGCTCCGCGCGGAGGCCGAGGGGCGCCCCCGCTCGTACTTCCAGGTCGAGTCGTGGAGGGCGATCGTCGAGGACCGCCCCGACGGCAGCCACGCCAACGAGGCCACCGTGAAGCTCTTCGCGAAGGGCGAGCGCATCGTCGCCACCGCCGAGGGCAACGGCCCGGTCAATGCCCTCGACCGCGCCCTGCGGGTCGCCCTGGAGAAGATCTACCCGCAGCTCGCCAAGCTGGAGCTCGTCGACTACAAGGTCCGCATCCTGGAGGGCAAGCACGGCACGTCCTCCACGACCCGCGTACTGATCTCCACGTCCGACGGCAGCGGCGAGTGGTCGACGGTCGGCGTCGCGGAGAACGTGATCGCCGCGTCCTGGCAGGCGCTGGAGGACGCGTACACCTACGGGCTGCTGCGGGCCGGGGTGGAGCCCGCCGCCTAG
- a CDS encoding TolB family protein: MSTAARVSLGAALLLALSGASIPTAAASPASADDPAPTTVRVSVDRDGGQIDALSIHPHISSTTSDVYFTSEGPLYSGDTNGVSDVYHGSLPVSYSGQNHGMGNGRSYDGAPCSTGRMTAFVSEATDITTSGRTDTTPAIYVRNAAVGKASFASHGYQGVPFTWAGQPVVSADCQWVAFSATLPSAPDRVEQPRVYRYRIYDGSVQQVSQDSDGSRAAVRPSISADGRYVAYQWSIPHPGGPANDSDIYVRDLETGTLEKASVGRHGSAANRESTGPSLSADGRHIAFDSYASNLAPGDTNGSVNVFVRDLDKGVTRLVKGAGRRVYTAEAALSGDGLHLAYVSARLGEPGGVPAVYLRDLATGDTQLISADTTGHRNDQAAQNPTVNENGTAVAFDSASPDLVPGDTNGTSDVFLRRVG; the protein is encoded by the coding sequence ATGTCCACTGCTGCACGTGTGTCCTTAGGCGCCGCCCTGCTGCTCGCGCTGAGCGGCGCGAGCATCCCGACCGCCGCCGCGTCACCGGCGTCCGCAGACGACCCGGCACCCACCACCGTCCGCGTCAGCGTCGACCGCGACGGCGGACAGATCGACGCCCTCTCCATCCACCCGCACATCAGCTCCACCACGAGCGACGTCTACTTCACCAGCGAAGGCCCGCTCTACAGCGGCGACACCAACGGGGTGTCCGACGTCTACCACGGCAGTCTCCCGGTCAGCTACAGCGGACAGAACCACGGGATGGGCAACGGCCGTTCGTACGACGGCGCGCCCTGCTCGACCGGCCGGATGACCGCCTTCGTCTCGGAGGCCACCGACATCACGACGTCCGGCCGCACCGACACCACCCCCGCGATCTACGTGCGCAACGCCGCCGTCGGCAAGGCCTCCTTCGCCAGCCACGGCTACCAGGGCGTGCCCTTCACCTGGGCGGGCCAGCCCGTGGTCAGCGCCGACTGCCAGTGGGTCGCCTTCAGCGCCACCCTGCCCTCCGCGCCCGACCGCGTCGAACAGCCGCGCGTCTACCGCTACCGCATCTACGACGGCTCCGTCCAGCAGGTCAGCCAGGACTCGGACGGCTCCCGCGCGGCGGTCCGCCCGTCCATCAGCGCCGACGGCCGCTACGTCGCCTACCAGTGGTCGATCCCGCACCCCGGCGGCCCGGCCAACGACAGCGACATCTACGTACGCGACCTGGAGACCGGGACCCTGGAGAAGGCCTCCGTGGGACGGCACGGCAGCGCCGCGAACCGCGAGTCCACCGGGCCCTCGCTCAGCGCCGACGGCCGGCACATCGCCTTCGACTCCTACGCCTCCAACCTCGCCCCCGGCGACACCAACGGCAGCGTGAACGTCTTCGTGCGCGACCTCGACAAGGGAGTCACCCGGCTGGTCAAGGGCGCGGGCCGCCGTGTCTATACCGCCGAAGCCGCGCTGAGCGGCGACGGACTGCACCTCGCGTACGTCTCGGCACGCCTCGGCGAGCCGGGCGGCGTCCCGGCCGTGTATCTGCGCGACCTGGCCACCGGCGACACCCAGTTGATCAGCGCGGACACCACCGGCCACCGCAACGATCAGGCGGCCCAGAACCCGACCGTCAACGAGAACGGCACGGCCGTGGCCTTCGACTCCGCCTCGCCCGACCTCGTACCCGGCGACACGAACGGCACCAGCGACGTGTTCCTGCGGCGCGTCGGCTGA
- a CDS encoding TetR/AcrR family transcriptional regulator translates to MAGARRNAPPREDVLAAAMDMIAERGLEKLTMAALGREVGMSSGHLLYYFRSKDELLLQTLEWSEGRLGAERGRLLTRAAPARERLDAYVDLYVPDGHRDPHWTLWLEVWNRSQNADEDARERQVAIEGAWHRDLVALIAEGISHGEFRALDADRFASRLRALLDGFSIHVAIGLRGTDRGHILSHVREFLDESLDGPIG, encoded by the coding sequence ATGGCCGGTGCCCGCAGGAACGCACCGCCCCGTGAGGACGTCCTCGCCGCCGCCATGGACATGATCGCCGAGCGCGGTCTGGAGAAGCTCACCATGGCGGCGCTCGGCCGCGAGGTCGGCATGAGCAGCGGCCACCTCCTCTACTACTTCCGCTCCAAGGACGAGCTGCTGCTGCAGACCCTGGAGTGGAGCGAGGGCCGCCTCGGCGCCGAGCGCGGCCGGCTGCTCACCCGGGCGGCCCCGGCCCGCGAGCGGCTCGACGCCTATGTCGACCTGTACGTCCCCGACGGCCACCGCGATCCGCACTGGACGCTCTGGCTGGAGGTCTGGAACCGCTCGCAGAACGCCGATGAGGATGCCCGCGAGCGGCAGGTCGCCATCGAGGGCGCCTGGCACCGCGACCTCGTCGCGCTGATCGCCGAGGGCATCTCGCACGGTGAGTTCCGCGCCCTCGACGCGGACCGCTTCGCCTCCCGGCTGCGGGCGCTCCTCGACGGCTTCTCCATCCATGTGGCGATCGGCCTGCGCGGCACCGACCGAGGCCACATCCTGTCCCACGTACGGGAGTTCCTCGACGAGTCGCTCGACGGACCGATCGGCTGA
- a CDS encoding agmatine/peptidylarginine deiminase, with protein MNSPAADGFRMPAEWAPHERTWMAWPGSNPTFDTSDDLAESRRAWADVARAIRRFEPVTVVCGPGQSAEAQGLLGEGIATVERELDDAWMRDIGPTFLTNGQGELAAVDWTFNGWGAQDWARWEHDAKIAAYVSDLAGAKTYASKLVNEGGAIHVDGEGTVLLTETVQLGPERNPHWTREDVEAEIHAHLGTRKAIWLPRGLTGDYPPYGFGTLGHVDIVAAFARPGVVVAHSQPDPAHPDHEVSKEIIGLLKAATDARGRRIEVVEVPAPTVLEADGHWADYSYINHYLCNGGVVLCGFDDPRDEIAAGIFRRLFPERTVTLVDARTIFSGGGGIHCITQQQPKI; from the coding sequence ATGAACAGCCCCGCCGCCGACGGCTTCCGTATGCCCGCCGAGTGGGCCCCGCACGAGCGCACCTGGATGGCGTGGCCGGGCTCCAACCCCACCTTCGACACCTCGGACGACCTCGCCGAGTCGCGCCGGGCCTGGGCCGACGTGGCCCGTGCGATCCGCCGGTTCGAGCCGGTGACGGTCGTCTGCGGGCCGGGTCAGTCAGCCGAGGCGCAGGGGCTGTTGGGCGAGGGCATCGCCACGGTCGAGCGTGAACTCGACGACGCCTGGATGCGCGACATCGGCCCCACGTTCCTGACCAACGGGCAGGGCGAACTCGCCGCCGTGGACTGGACGTTCAACGGCTGGGGTGCCCAGGACTGGGCCCGCTGGGAGCACGACGCGAAGATCGCCGCGTACGTCTCCGATCTCGCGGGGGCCAAGACGTACGCCTCGAAACTGGTCAACGAGGGCGGTGCGATCCACGTCGACGGCGAGGGCACCGTCCTGCTCACGGAGACCGTGCAGCTCGGCCCGGAGCGTAACCCGCACTGGACCCGCGAAGACGTCGAGGCGGAGATCCACGCTCACCTCGGCACCCGCAAGGCGATCTGGCTGCCGCGCGGCCTGACCGGCGACTACCCGCCCTACGGCTTCGGGACGCTCGGCCATGTCGACATCGTCGCCGCCTTCGCCCGCCCCGGTGTCGTGGTCGCGCACTCCCAGCCGGACCCGGCGCACCCCGACCACGAGGTCAGCAAGGAGATCATCGGCCTGCTGAAGGCGGCGACCGACGCGCGTGGCCGCCGTATCGAGGTCGTCGAGGTCCCGGCCCCGACCGTCCTGGAGGCCGACGGCCACTGGGCCGACTACTCCTACATCAACCACTACCTCTGCAACGGCGGCGTCGTGCTCTGCGGCTTCGACGACCCGCGCGACGAGATCGCGGCCGGGATCTTCCGGCGGCTGTTCCCCGAGCGGACGGTCACACTGGTGGACGCCCGTACGATCTTCTCCGGTGGCGGTGGCATCCACTGCATCACCCAGCAGCAGCCGAAGATCTGA
- a CDS encoding urease subunit alpha: MNPYEYAGAHGPRAGDRVRLGDSGLTIRVESDAQSYGDEFLAGFGKTARDGLHLKAAAVRDTCDVVISNVVVIDAALGIRKVSIGIREGRICSIGRAGNPDTLDGVDVVVGTGTSIVSGEGLIATAGAVDTHVHLLSPRIMEASLASGVTTIIGQEFGPVWGVGVNSPWALRHAFNAFDAWPVNIGFLGRGSSSNDAPLVEALAEGGASGFKVHEDMGAHTRALDTALRVAEEYDVQVALHSDGLNECLSVEDTLRVLDGRTIHAFHIEGCGGGHVPNVLKMAGVANVIGSSTNPTLPFGRDAVAEHYGMIVSVHDLKTDLPGDAAMARDRIRAGTMGAEDVLHDLGAIGITSSDAQGMGRAGETVRRTFAMAGKMKAQFGAPDDHDNERVLRYMAKLTINPAIAHGLSHEVGSIEIGKLADIVLWRPEYFGAKPQLVLKSGFPAYGVVGDPNAATDTCEPLVLGPQFGAHGATPADISVAFVAQAALDQGGDRVPTRRRRVAVRGTRGIGPADLRLNSRTGAVDVDQRTGLVTLDGDPLRSEPADSVSLNRLYFL, translated from the coding sequence ATGAATCCGTACGAGTACGCGGGCGCCCACGGCCCTCGCGCCGGTGACCGTGTCCGGCTCGGCGACTCCGGGCTGACCATCCGGGTCGAGTCCGACGCCCAGAGTTACGGCGACGAGTTCCTCGCCGGGTTCGGCAAGACGGCCCGCGACGGGCTGCACCTCAAGGCCGCCGCCGTCCGCGACACCTGCGACGTCGTCATCAGCAACGTGGTGGTGATCGACGCCGCGCTGGGCATCCGGAAGGTGTCCATCGGCATCCGGGAGGGGCGGATCTGCTCGATCGGGCGGGCCGGCAACCCCGACACCCTCGACGGCGTCGACGTGGTGGTCGGCACGGGCACGTCGATCGTCTCCGGCGAGGGGCTCATCGCCACCGCCGGAGCCGTCGACACGCATGTGCACCTGCTGTCGCCGCGCATCATGGAGGCCTCGCTCGCCTCCGGGGTGACCACGATCATCGGCCAGGAGTTCGGGCCGGTGTGGGGTGTCGGCGTCAACTCGCCCTGGGCGCTGCGGCACGCCTTCAACGCCTTCGACGCCTGGCCGGTCAACATCGGCTTCCTGGGCCGGGGTTCGTCCTCGAACGACGCCCCGCTCGTGGAGGCCCTCGCCGAGGGCGGCGCGTCCGGCTTCAAGGTCCACGAGGACATGGGAGCCCATACGCGGGCGTTGGACACCGCGCTGCGCGTCGCGGAGGAGTACGACGTCCAAGTCGCGCTGCACAGCGACGGGTTGAACGAATGCCTCTCCGTCGAGGACACCCTGCGCGTGCTCGACGGGCGCACCATCCACGCCTTCCACATCGAGGGCTGCGGCGGCGGCCATGTGCCGAACGTCCTGAAAATGGCGGGAGTCGCGAACGTCATCGGCTCCTCCACCAACCCGACGCTGCCCTTCGGCCGGGACGCGGTCGCCGAGCACTACGGGATGATCGTCTCCGTCCACGACCTGAAGACGGATCTGCCCGGCGACGCCGCCATGGCCCGCGACCGCATCCGCGCCGGGACGATGGGCGCCGAGGACGTACTGCACGACCTGGGCGCGATCGGCATCACCTCGTCCGACGCACAGGGCATGGGCCGCGCGGGCGAGACCGTGCGTCGCACCTTCGCGATGGCCGGGAAGATGAAGGCCCAGTTCGGCGCCCCGGACGACCACGACAACGAGCGCGTCCTGCGCTACATGGCCAAGCTCACCATCAACCCGGCCATCGCCCACGGGCTCTCGCACGAGGTCGGCTCCATCGAGATCGGCAAGCTCGCCGACATCGTGCTGTGGCGCCCCGAGTACTTCGGCGCCAAGCCCCAGCTCGTGCTGAAGTCCGGCTTCCCGGCGTACGGCGTCGTCGGCGACCCCAATGCGGCCACGGACACCTGTGAACCCCTTGTGCTGGGACCGCAGTTCGGGGCGCACGGTGCGACTCCCGCCGACATCTCGGTCGCCTTCGTCGCGCAGGCCGCGCTCGACCAAGGAGGCGACCGCGTGCCCACGCGCCGCCGCCGGGTCGCCGTGCGCGGCACCCGGGGGATCGGACCGGCCGACCTGCGCCTCAACTCCCGTACCGGAGCGGTCGATGTCGACCAGCGCACCGGGCTGGTCACCCTCGACGGCGACCCGCTGCGCTCCGAGCCCGCCGACTCGGTCTCCCTCAACCGTCTGTACTTCCTGTGA
- the ureA gene encoding urease subunit gamma has product MRLTPTERDRLLLFGAAELARARRARGLRLNVPEATALIADTVCEAARDGRRLAEAIDAARAVLGPGDVLPGVADVVTEVHVEAVFDDGSRLAVVSDPIGGGLGDGAPGALLPGPAHAEPAAVVRLTVTNTATVPVSVTSHFHFFEANPRLDFVRDETYGMRLAVPAGSSVRFGPGESVEVGLLPIGGERIAIGFAGLVDGPLDAPGAREEALRRAAACGYLGAAAPGGAR; this is encoded by the coding sequence GTGAGACTGACCCCTACGGAACGTGACCGGCTGCTGCTCTTCGGAGCCGCCGAGCTGGCCCGCGCCCGCCGCGCCCGGGGCCTGCGCCTGAACGTCCCCGAGGCGACGGCGCTCATCGCGGACACCGTCTGCGAGGCGGCCCGCGACGGGCGGCGCCTCGCCGAGGCCATCGACGCCGCCCGGGCCGTGCTCGGCCCGGGCGACGTGCTGCCCGGCGTCGCCGACGTCGTCACCGAGGTGCACGTCGAGGCCGTCTTCGACGACGGTTCGCGGCTCGCGGTGGTCTCCGACCCGATCGGCGGCGGACTCGGCGACGGAGCCCCGGGCGCGCTGCTGCCGGGGCCCGCGCACGCCGAGCCGGCCGCCGTGGTGCGGCTGACCGTCACCAACACGGCCACCGTGCCGGTGTCGGTCACCTCCCACTTCCACTTCTTCGAGGCGAACCCGCGGCTCGACTTCGTACGCGATGAGACCTACGGCATGCGGCTCGCCGTACCCGCCGGGTCTTCGGTGCGCTTCGGGCCCGGCGAGAGCGTCGAGGTCGGGCTGCTGCCGATCGGCGGCGAGCGGATCGCGATCGGGTTCGCGGGGCTGGTCGACGGACCGCTGGACGCCCCGGGGGCCAGGGAAGAGGCCCTGCGCAGGGCCGCGGCCTGCGGATATCTGGGAGCCGCGGCTCCAGGAGGTGCGCGATGA